The DNA window CGGGTGAATCATGTCGTAAAGCGAAGCGACTTTACGGTCGCCATCGGCAAGCAGCGGGAAGTTGAGACCATGGCCCTGGGTCTCTTCGATATCTCCCTTCCAGCGCTCGTGCTCCTCGAGGCTGTCCACCGACAGGCCGATCGCCTTGGTGTTGCGCTTGTCGAATTCGGGCTTCAGCCGTGAGACCTCGCCCAGCTCGGTGGTGCACACCGGGGTGAAGTCCTTCGGGTGAGAAAACAGGATCGCCCAGCTATCGCCGAGCCACTGGTGGAAGCTGATATCGCCGGCGGTGCTCCGCTGGGTGAAATCTGGGGCGGTATCGCCGAGACGCAATGTCATTATCTTCGCTCCTAACGTCGATGATTGCTTGGCTGGTCGATCGCGGCTCGCGGCGCGGTCGATGAAATCGCTTGGCCCCTGGGGTATCCGGACTGCTCAGGGTCGCCCCGGGTACGAGGCCATATGTTGCGACTTTGTCATTGCGCTGCAAAACAACGAGTTCGCCTAAGGTAATGCTCACCAGCATAGACCATACGATCGAACGATCGGCGAAAACCCCGTCGCACCGCATTCGTCGGGCGCTGGCTGCGGCAAACCCGCACCATCGCGCTCGGCGAGCGGCTGGACGACGAAGCTCAAGGGGAGTGTGATACTAAGACTATATAAAGGAGAGAGCGCGCCACTCAGCA is part of the Halotalea alkalilenta genome and encodes:
- a CDS encoding peroxiredoxin; protein product: MTLRLGDTAPDFTQRSTAGDISFHQWLGDSWAILFSHPKDFTPVCTTELGEVSRLKPEFDKRNTKAIGLSVDSLEEHERWKGDIEETQGHGLNFPLLADGDRKVASLYDMIHPNANDTLTVRSVFIIDPNKKVRLILTYPASAGRNFQEILRALDSLQLTDKEKVATPVNWKEGDKVIIVPSLSNEDAEKLFPQGWDEKKPYLRLVDLKK